One stretch of Nicotiana tabacum cultivar K326 chromosome 18, ASM71507v2, whole genome shotgun sequence DNA includes these proteins:
- the LOC142172439 gene encoding uncharacterized protein LOC142172439 codes for MTVQEVARPSITSVTSSIVMPIITGHFELKQRMIQLLHANRQFMDYVRLTLFPFSLLGEAKRWLKAEPANSITSWDDLARKFLARFFPSGKTAKIRSEIVAFKQKVGESLYLAWERFKGILRDYPHHNQTNEVLVHTFIEGLHPQTKIVVYAAAGGQVLEKNFDEIYALLNKFSKSNPDWQGEMGRNMVEKSPGVLELDVVSALSAQVSTLTYQVNQMTMIINKQKAQPLQQDPKKKKNTAHPEEELIPKPVDGNEKDNKGPEPIIETRPPPPFPQILQKQKDDATYKKFLDILSQVSVNLPLVEILQEVPKHEEFETVALTEECSARVQSKLPPKLKDPRSFTIPLSLGKQEVGRTLCDLGASINLMPSSLFKKLGLGVLRPTTITLQLADRSLVMPEGIIEDVLVRVGNFILPADFIFLDYEADEEVPIILGRPFLATGGAIIDVRAEKLKMRVDDEEVTLNVYKALKLPKHYKDLCMITVVELKGIEKSQYVNYSDPDGTTKLEEVVFAAERVKMIEKRARDERGDLPRACKKARLHGRKKKRKRST; via the exons ATGACTGTTCAGGAGGTAGCAAGGCCCAGTATTACTAGTGTTACCTCCAGCATAGTGATGCCCATAatcactgggcactttgagctgaaaCAGAGAATGATCCAGCTACTTCATGCAAACAGGCAGTTTATGG ATTATGTGAGGCTTACACTTTTTCCATTCTCTCTGTTGGGCGAAGCTAAGCGATGGCTAAAGGCAGAACCAGCTAATTCCATTACatcatgggatgatttggcaagAAAATTTCTGGCAAGGTTCTTTCCTTCAGGCAAAACTGCAAAGATCAGAAGTGAGATAGTCGCCTTCAAACAAAAAGTAGGAGAATCTTTATACTTAGCTTGGGAAAGGTTCAAGGGGATACTCAGAGACTATCCTCATCACAATCAGACAAATGAAGTGTTAGTTCACACTTTCATAGAAGGGCTCCATCCCCAAACAAAAATTGTAGTATATGCTGCAGCTGGAGGTCAAGTACTGGAGAAAAACTTTGATGAAATTTAtgcattattgaacaaattctcGAAAAGCAATCCGGATTGGCAAGGAGAGATGGGTAGGAACATGGTAGAAAAATCACCAGGGGTTCTTGAATTAGATGTTGTTTCAGCATTGTCAGCACAGGTCTCCACACTGACCTACCAAGTCAATCAGATGACCATGATCATTAACAAGCAAAAAGCCCAGCCATTGCAACAAGatccaaagaaaaagaagaacacaGCTCATCCTGAAGAAGAATTAATTCCCAAGCCAGTTGATGGGAATGAGAAAGATAATAAAGGACCCGAGCCAATAATTGAGACTAGGCCACCACCTCCGTTTCCACAAATACTGCAGAAGCAAAAAGATGATGCTACGTACAAGAAATTCCTAGATATTTTGAGCCAAGTGAGTGTGAATTTGCCTTTGGTGGAAATTTTGCAGGAAGTGCCTAA ACATGAAGAGTTcgaaacagttgcacttactgaagagtgcaGTGCCCGAGTTCAGAGTAaacttcctcctaagttgaaggatcctAGGAGTTTCACAATTCCTTTGTCTCTTGGAAAACAAGAAGTTGGTAGAACGCTGTGTGATTTAGGGGCTAGTATAAATTTAATGCCATCCTCTTTGTTCAAGAAACTCGGATTGGGGGTGCTTAGACCTACTACAATCACTTTACAGTTAGCAGATAGGTCACTAGTCATGCCAGAAGGAAttattgaggatgtgttagttCGAGTGGGAAATTTTATTCTTCCTGctgattttatttttcttgattaCGAGGCAGATGAGGAAGTGCCCATTATTTTGGGGCGGCCATTCTTAGCTACTGGTGGAGCAATTATTGATGTGAGGGCAGAGAAGTTAAAAATGAGAGTTGATGATGAGGAGGTCACTTTAAATGTGTACAAGGCACTTAAGCTCCCTAAGCATTATAAAGACTTGTGTATGATTACTGTGGTCGAATTGAAGGGAATAGAGAAGAGTCAGTATGTAAATTATAGTGATCCAGATGGAACAACTAAGTTAGAGGAGGTGGTGTTTGCAGCTGAGCGTGTAAAGATGATTGAGAAAAGAGCCAGAGATGAAAGAGGAGACCTTCCGAGAGCGTGCAAAAAGGCTAGACTTCAtgggagaaagaagaagagaaagcgcTCAACTTGA